One genomic window of Candidatus Nitrospira inopinata includes the following:
- the lysA gene encoding diaminopimelate decarboxylase, protein MNFFEYREGELYCEDVPINRIAKEVGTPCYIYSHATLVRHIRAYDQAFSNIPHLIAFAMKANSNLAILRLMAKEGSGADIVSGGELFRALKAGIPPSKIVFAGVGKSPDEIREALQADILMFNVESAAEIRAINDVAASMGKPARIALRINPDVDPKTHPYISTGMKKSKFGIAADRALEEYRAAAALSHIDVCGVHAHIGSQLTDVTPFVDSLKKVVALLETLKSQGIDIRYLNIGGGLGITYAEEKPPLPHELADAVSPLVKDLGVTLVMEPGRVIVGNAGVLVTTVLYEKTGETKRFAIVDAAMNDLIRPSLYGAYHEIRPVNQQAGLRTKQLMDVVGPVCESGDFLAKDRMLASVKPGELLAVMSAGAYGFVMASNYNSRPRAPEVLVKGADFHVIRARETYDDLIKGETIPEFLQ, encoded by the coding sequence ATGAATTTTTTCGAGTACCGCGAGGGCGAGCTCTATTGCGAGGACGTGCCGATCAACAGAATCGCCAAGGAAGTGGGCACGCCCTGCTACATCTACAGCCACGCGACGCTGGTTCGTCATATTCGAGCCTATGACCAGGCCTTCTCAAACATTCCCCACCTCATCGCGTTCGCGATGAAAGCCAACTCCAACCTCGCCATTTTGCGGCTGATGGCCAAGGAAGGAAGCGGAGCGGACATCGTGTCCGGCGGCGAGCTGTTCAGGGCGTTGAAGGCCGGCATCCCCCCTTCAAAAATCGTGTTCGCCGGCGTGGGCAAGTCGCCGGATGAAATACGGGAGGCGCTGCAGGCCGACATTCTGATGTTCAACGTCGAGTCGGCCGCGGAGATCCGCGCGATCAACGACGTCGCGGCCTCGATGGGCAAGCCCGCCCGCATTGCGTTGCGAATCAATCCGGACGTCGATCCCAAGACCCACCCCTATATCTCGACGGGGATGAAAAAGAGCAAATTCGGCATCGCCGCGGACCGTGCGCTGGAGGAATACAGAGCGGCGGCGGCGCTGAGTCACATCGACGTCTGCGGGGTTCACGCCCATATCGGGTCCCAGTTGACGGACGTCACGCCGTTCGTCGATTCGCTCAAAAAAGTCGTGGCGCTGCTTGAAACGCTGAAGAGCCAAGGCATCGACATTCGCTACCTGAACATCGGCGGCGGGCTCGGCATCACCTACGCCGAAGAGAAGCCGCCGCTGCCGCACGAACTGGCCGACGCCGTTTCTCCGCTCGTCAAGGATTTGGGAGTGACGCTGGTGATGGAACCGGGCCGCGTCATTGTCGGCAACGCCGGCGTGCTGGTCACGACGGTCCTATACGAAAAGACCGGCGAGACGAAACGCTTCGCGATCGTTGACGCCGCCATGAACGATTTGATTCGCCCCAGTCTGTACGGCGCATATCACGAAATCCGTCCGGTCAATCAGCAAGCAGGCCTTCGGACGAAACAATTGATGGACGTCGTCGGCCCGGTGTGTGAATCGGGCGACTTTTTGGCCAAAGACCGAATGTTGGCGTCGGTCAAGCCGGGAGAATTGCTGGCCGTCATGAGCGCGGGCGCCTACGGGTTCGTGATGGCGTCGAATTACAATTCGCGCCCCCGCGCGCCGGAGGTGCTCGTCAAGGGAGCGGACTTTCACGTCATCCGGGCCCGCGAAACGTACGACGACTTGATCAAGGGCGAAACCATTCCGGAATTTTTGCAATAA
- the argH gene encoding argininosuccinate lyase, with the protein MAKRPRQAGTATGSGKAWAGRFRERTHPLVESFTASLATDRRLYAHDVQGSIAHCKTLEKAGVLSAQETRAIVRGLELVKQELDQGRFRFTPQDEDIHMAIERRLTELIGPLGGKLHTGRSRNDQVALDVRLYLREQIDGLIEQCAEFQRTLVAKAKTNLSVAMPGYTHLQRAQPVLLAHHLLAYVEMIERDKGRLRDARTRLDVMPLGSGALAGTNYPVDRSYTAKLLGFPAVTANSLDAVSDRDFAIEVASALSIMMMHLSRLSEELVIWASQEFHFVDLPDAFCTGSSMMPQKKNPDVPELVRGKTGRVYGHLINLLVMLKALPLSYNRDLQEDKPALFDAVETAASCLRVMTELMGRLSANREAMEKAVSTSGLLATELADYLVERGVPFREAHEITGRIVLAALEQGRELTDFSLEELRTFSDRIDERVFSRLTVLSAIDRKRQVGGTARRQVNRRLKELERLLR; encoded by the coding sequence ATGGCGAAAAGACCGCGTCAAGCCGGAACCGCGACCGGATCCGGCAAGGCCTGGGCGGGACGATTCCGCGAGCGAACGCACCCGCTGGTCGAATCCTTTACCGCCTCCTTGGCGACGGACCGGCGGCTGTACGCGCACGACGTTCAAGGCAGCATCGCCCACTGCAAAACGCTCGAAAAAGCCGGCGTCCTGTCGGCTCAGGAAACCCGCGCCATCGTGCGGGGGCTTGAGCTGGTCAAACAAGAGCTGGACCAGGGTCGGTTCAGATTCACCCCTCAGGACGAAGACATTCACATGGCGATCGAGCGGCGCCTGACCGAACTCATCGGACCGCTGGGAGGCAAGCTGCACACGGGACGGAGCAGGAATGACCAGGTGGCATTGGACGTCCGGCTCTACCTGCGCGAACAAATTGACGGACTCATCGAACAATGCGCGGAGTTTCAACGAACCCTGGTCGCCAAGGCCAAAACTAATCTCTCGGTTGCGATGCCAGGCTACACGCATCTGCAACGGGCGCAGCCGGTTCTCCTTGCCCATCACCTCCTCGCCTACGTCGAGATGATTGAGCGAGATAAGGGGCGATTGCGCGACGCCAGAACAAGACTCGACGTGATGCCGCTGGGGTCCGGCGCCTTGGCCGGCACCAACTATCCGGTCGATCGATCCTATACGGCCAAACTCCTAGGGTTTCCGGCCGTGACCGCCAACAGCCTGGACGCCGTCTCCGATCGCGACTTCGCCATCGAGGTGGCGTCGGCGTTGTCGATCATGATGATGCACCTGTCCCGCCTCAGCGAAGAGCTGGTCATCTGGGCATCGCAGGAGTTTCACTTCGTGGACCTGCCGGACGCCTTTTGCACCGGCAGCAGCATGATGCCCCAGAAGAAAAACCCTGACGTACCAGAATTGGTGCGGGGAAAAACCGGCCGCGTCTACGGCCACCTGATCAATCTGCTCGTGATGCTGAAGGCCCTCCCTCTGAGCTATAATCGCGACCTGCAAGAAGACAAGCCGGCGCTGTTTGACGCGGTGGAGACCGCCGCATCGTGTCTTCGGGTCATGACGGAACTGATGGGCCGTCTGAGCGCGAACCGTGAGGCGATGGAGAAAGCCGTTTCTACCAGCGGTCTCCTGGCGACGGAGCTGGCCGACTACTTGGTGGAACGGGGGGTGCCGTTCCGGGAGGCTCATGAGATTACGGGACGCATCGTCTTGGCCGCGCTGGAACAAGGACGGGAGCTGACGGACTTTTCTCTTGAGGAATTGCGGACGTTCTCCGATCGGATTGATGAACGAGTGTTTTCTCGCTTGACCGTCCTCTCGGCGATCGACCGAAAACGGCAGGTCGGAGGAACGGCTCGTCGGCAGGTGAACCGGCGGCTGAAAGAACTTGAACGGTTGTTGCGATGA
- a CDS encoding argininosuccinate synthase gives MKRTSIRKIVLAYSGGLDTSVILKWLEETYRAEVIAFCADLGQGEDLQGIAAKARKLGVKKVYVEDLRETFVKDYVFPMLRGNALYEGCYLLGTSIARPLIARRQVEIALKEGADAVAHGATGKGNDQVRFELTYTALAPDLKIIAPWREWTMRSRRELIEYAEQRGIPVTATKAKPYSMDMNLFHVSYEGGILEDPWEPPPPDIFQMTVSPEDAPDKPLEIEIDYAAGNPVAVNGKKMSPAGLLAHLNKLGGAHGIGRVDLVENRYVGMKSRGVYETPGGTILHVAHRGLESLTMDREVLHFRDGLIPRYAALIYNGYWFSPERELLQAAIDHAQQDVSGTARVKLYKGSCTLVGRKSKRSLYRLDIATFEEDDVYNQKDAEGFIRLNGLRLKIRAQRRKGSG, from the coding sequence ATGAAACGCACATCGATTCGCAAGATCGTCCTCGCTTATTCGGGAGGACTCGATACCTCCGTTATTCTGAAATGGCTGGAAGAAACGTATCGCGCCGAAGTGATCGCCTTTTGCGCCGACCTCGGCCAAGGAGAAGATTTGCAGGGCATTGCGGCCAAGGCTCGGAAGCTCGGCGTCAAGAAAGTCTACGTCGAGGACCTGCGGGAGACCTTCGTCAAAGATTACGTCTTCCCGATGCTGCGCGGCAACGCGCTCTACGAGGGGTGCTATCTGTTGGGCACCTCCATCGCCCGCCCGCTGATCGCGCGCCGACAAGTCGAGATCGCCCTCAAAGAGGGGGCCGACGCCGTGGCGCACGGGGCGACCGGCAAGGGGAACGACCAGGTGCGGTTCGAACTGACCTATACGGCGCTGGCGCCGGACCTCAAGATCATCGCGCCTTGGCGTGAATGGACCATGCGATCCCGTCGCGAATTGATCGAGTACGCCGAGCAACGGGGCATTCCGGTGACGGCCACCAAGGCCAAACCCTACAGCATGGACATGAATCTCTTTCACGTGAGTTACGAGGGCGGCATTCTTGAAGATCCGTGGGAGCCGCCGCCGCCCGACATTTTTCAGATGACGGTCTCGCCGGAGGACGCGCCGGACAAGCCGCTGGAAATCGAGATCGATTACGCGGCGGGCAACCCCGTGGCCGTCAACGGCAAAAAAATGAGCCCGGCCGGACTTCTGGCTCATCTCAACAAGCTGGGCGGCGCCCACGGCATCGGCCGCGTCGATTTGGTGGAAAACCGCTACGTCGGCATGAAGTCCCGCGGCGTCTATGAAACGCCGGGAGGGACGATTCTGCACGTCGCCCATCGGGGGCTGGAGTCGCTCACGATGGATCGGGAGGTGCTTCATTTCCGGGACGGTTTGATCCCGCGTTATGCCGCCCTCATCTACAACGGCTATTGGTTCAGCCCCGAACGCGAGCTGTTGCAGGCGGCCATCGACCACGCGCAACAGGACGTGAGCGGCACGGCCCGCGTCAAACTCTACAAGGGAAGCTGCACGCTCGTCGGCCGCAAATCGAAACGGTCGCTGTACCGATTGGATATCGCCACCTTTGAAGAGGACGACGTCTATAACCAAAAGGACGCCGAAGGCTTTATCCGCTTGAACGGTCTGCGGTTGAAGATTCGCGCGCAGCGGCGGAAAGGCTCGGGCTGA